The following are from one region of the Coccinella septempunctata chromosome 7, icCocSept1.1, whole genome shotgun sequence genome:
- the LOC123317520 gene encoding uncharacterized protein LOC123317520 isoform X1: MNSFWVVIRIPGFWMKILEAILSVATVYLIYCTYIETHSIHTYHLLQCTAFTYFLICGTLITEYVTEETSHFTESMFLIVGIPMHAVSASLNLYYYFTLRDSELITVEFLLSGIFFVITGILLFVDLLCIIYLDWPKDLRRERNPIRHMGDWWSGPGVSKQDARVSFKDDN, translated from the exons ATGAACAGCTTCTGGGTTGTCATCAGAATTCCTGGATTTTGGATGAAGATCCTGGAAGCG ATACTGAGCGTAGCCACTGTCTACCTCATTTATTGCACCTACATCGAGACCCACAGTATACACACCTACCATCTGCTGCAATGCACCGCTTTCACCTACTTCCTAATCTGCGGAACCCTGATCACCGAATACGTCACTGAAGAAACGTCCCATTTCACGGAATCCATGTTCCTCATAGTGGGCATCCCCATGCACGCTGTCAGCGCCTCCTTGAATTTGTACTATTATTTCACATTGAGGGACTCTGAACTGATCACTGTGGAATTCCTTCTGTCTGGCATTTTCTTCGTGATAACAGGGATATTGCTGTTCGTCGATCTCCTGTGCATAATCTATCTGGATTGGCCGAAAGATCTGAGGAGGGAGAGGAACCCTATAAGGCATATGGGAGACTGGTGGTCTGGTCCTGGAGTGTCAAAACAGGATGCTCGTGTTTCTTTCAAGGATGACAATTAG
- the LOC123317520 gene encoding uncharacterized protein LOC123317520 isoform X2: MNSFWVVIRIPGFWMKILEAVSSLILSVHLAKNHVRYWIDREYHVFFISGSAGYLLISIVFIVSYIKDRPSVLLERSVLLVLGFINLSFGILACFMKHVEIQDGMSLMPLGIMMITCGIVSLSDWLVQRIMGGWDRYYFPRRMAHSSHTIF, encoded by the exons ATGAACAGCTTCTGGGTTGTCATCAGAATTCCTGGATTTTGGATGAAGATCCTGGAAGCG GTTTCATCGTTGATACTGAGTGTTCACCTAGCGAAAAATCACGTGAGATACTGGATAGACAGGGAGTACCACGTCTTCTTCATAAGCGGGTCCGCAGGATACCTGTTGATCTCCATAGTTTTCATAGTGTCCTATATCAAGGATCGACCTAGCGTTCTACTAGAAAGGAGTGTCCTTCTCGTACTGGGATTCATAAATTTATCCTTTGGAATACTGGCGTGCTTCATGAAACACGTGGAAATTCAGGATGGAATGTCTCTCATGCCCCTGGGTATAATGATGATCACTTGTGGCATTGTCTCATTGTCGGATTGGTTGGTGCAAAGGATCATGGGCGGATGGGATAGGTACTATTTCCCGAGAAGGATGGCACACAGCAGTCATACGATATTTTAG
- the LOC123317521 gene encoding protein snakeskin, whose translation MTSVETIGAIAIRIVKLILNLIILIMYRTGNHGSFLGVGGTWNLNEEKTPDVEIIASGVFVGYFIYTAVSLMSLLFGTRDNKVYFTDVIMGVIGVFMWITVGAAALHYWHGYIDEHKYVSVSSERTVGLIMGSLCILTAALYLLDSVVSVMFVVREKLNGQF comes from the exons ATGACCAGTGTGGAAACCATTGGAGCTATTGCAATAAGGATAGTCAAACTG ATCCTCAACCTAATTATCTTGATAATGTACAGAACAGGCAACCATGGAAGCTTCCTTGGGGTCGGTGGGACATGGAATTTGAACGAGGAAAAGACACCGGATGTTGAAATCATAGCTTCCGGTGTCTTCGTGGGATACTTTATATACACGGCTGTTTCCCTCATGAGCCTTCTTTTTGGAACAAGGGACAACAAAGT ATATTTCACCGATGTCATCATGGGAGTGATTGGGGTTTTCATGTGGATCACGGTTGGTGCAGCAGCTTTGCACTACTGGCACGGGTACATTGACGAACACAAATATGTCTCTGTTTCTTCAGAGAGAACG GTTGGACTTATTATGGGCTCCCTTTGTATCCTAACGGCAGCATTGTATCTCTTGGATTCTGTAGTGTCAGTGATGTTTGTAGTGAGAGAAAAGCTGAATGGTCAATTCTGA
- the LOC123317556 gene encoding uncharacterized protein LOC123317556: MQFKLPLLLIATFFIGSIWTKECSKLKSNTKLFCYYGDIKETNNFCQCTHVVLPEATELKIVEKIRKQNADVKILLTVSEFNEKLVALLKGTKVDGVELNLRKMDSKNDLTDFISTVKSKLGSDHYIAVSVPSKTESLAKNFDFKELSKHADVFILNTAFLGASQNVTFHPSRLSGLWDMQNTDSMVDLVSGLGAPLSKIVVAAPVQAFLFTLQNEKYTAPGSPATEVKSITRKELCDLMLQKDAEWTLERDQDQAGPYIFRGKQWIAFEDETSIDIKTKYARVRNLAGVALKDLSQDSETKCGSSILNAAFKGLSRQARAPRGAVLHTLEREILSPSSTHSSSVHDSPFRISRIIDTEGKIHVVRQDTRTEFECSRQGYFVHPRSCNRFYRCVKFDQRTEDYNVFEFDCPAGLTFDEKTEVCVWPGSLPHASACSGSSEIAPVPQKRFTCPTEPGYYADPENCRWFFACLDHGEPTMQAYEFRCPFGLVFDEEKLLCEWPWLVPKCGLGTAVTLNYYGGVSTNINQYDGLGVLQSVKLGGLHGPIQAAEAKTYSNVGFVGLTDKRLTDSQIFSENSARFIDASRRLGLSLKATQSLYNAGLLSDKLAAIGLTQSDFGLENLASEVNVGLHQNSQSFGQQLDGVRFGVSEGQFVNHQNQAYQYTGHNLGEFSSQQSQIGTNDGVDSNSGTDSHQFGLSEGSQIDLSKSQGNSVSYNNIHQQSTFGAIQANKAEGNSNSFANFDQSFQQQLNLEHQNIDTTQNRQIELGLGQQNIDYSDVNQGNLIGNLQYQQDYNKKSQTNGHSQSFANLGQTSHAQFNYQQNNGFGRNDQAQLKQGLLTLSNNQQNLGEKVQYDQGNNYNVATSYVNSVQNAQTELNLQNSGAQQLNVDHSGIQQEGYRTNSEISSKNQQQFNRNLGATGYSSSYFNLGQSSGSQIAVEQKSTIQGQIGQSQQNTQSEYSQSGNLEGVQNLEQINIGANGYEQNSGLLLQNVEINGAAGKYIDDNAQSSFNVGLDSNDFSHVTPATVSHTTATSFESIVSATPLQTIENYEQKQSKDSSRIEYSINNLEESKLSSEFGKTNIGNSATSYQFINQKQPSFGPSTAAPALLQQNIQKLSSIEYHRRPEVTFSVPQLQIVSSTSRPVIQEVQINTAANSALSLEAKPEATFNQKASVISHSSSAEQGIISGQSYSQDGGYTYDKPSLNFEEKPGVLINENRISSSTPVYTDTKVEIPSIASSYSYSNRAEGTRYKGTTAEKQRLYVQQPQVVAYPSTGSSSSYFRQDTGNTVYQTPQIVQQQPQAPYEQKIVSTYNYIKPEVSVTPQTETTRLVSTSFNYINQNQPQEKQQFILKQSEQVSNGYTYVKPVETRVSIEQPKLVLRKPEPVSTSYNYVQPTVQSNIIYEQPQINIQQPATIVENYNAERTSKTEIPQGDKPVISQSFSYTQQDTRGGYRYEVPQVAVQEQPQIIKTTLETGYKYDKPSQVFQEGFNIVQPSVQPVIQKQYSQPISQQQEVTSYQYFQPVVQQPRGFTKTSFQQEAVKTYSYSNPGRTQYVAKPATIVPTNYQSPVYKSEQIEFKGYGYPRPQVQFVEEPKAVVTNYESKVPVVETPIVPKKAYVLGNSFQYERVVPKVQVLKEQRVYTTPKPTFISTIKSLVSGKANPLPQREFIYYDSRLDNNRQNQYFQTSSFESTRIPAVSYSPTISQNVDIKGYSYPKPSIRFEEAPKTSYQYFQSAQGSQIQTTPRPTYVSTIKSVVSQKLEPLEEQFVTSPPAQIQYLESTTLKPQSSVTNSYISRQREQQNIENVEINGYAERTPQIQSFQYQQQSNREQQKEVVVENFVNQQYDQPTYYTTERTTASPVVAQKLEPVTQEYFYYDSRLTSTQAPEGQYVEVATRAPVLQKTQTVEFGGYEYPKPQVTFEEPKVISYGNKVPVVEVPVVPKKAYVTTEQKFNVHTEEETSRPLVLENYVAANYQEHSSDSQLEQRDYVTPRPTYISTVASVIEQKPALRQEFTFFDSRISSTPRSRVVSQKSRISSSRGYSYPKPKLQLSEEPQQVLTRVEVNKEIQPTILENYVSPNYQKYDVSIQSSTPATILSQNVEQKLLRIDNRPRSGYFQVTQGPEQVKLEVTSPGPVVEQKLEQEQPVQPYYYYDSRLSPTQSPGIEIVQEKGEVPQVFRQEITSYDSRYSSTGRPTEEIKSRPSVTIVENEQPIQEFGARQQYYLDASTEKLGIQYAEIESKDPSSTYAPIRKRVRVTKPSRKYLPTSTPSPKYLPSTTLASISNEYLPVASSEAPAEGGISVENYENFELVRKKQRPVKVVKIVRPRVKTVVVKKNDFNPFLSAKLGAQCTCTSNTIELRKEPLRIEVSDEDDDYENDDEGILVEKKDGEAFVIENYESEKIDASTAEPEIHIKSSTVEYRSRKANRGRARAQNVVVENISSRRRSKVNIEASDVNIYTSRVRVKTPRIDIETDDNAEVNIESARSRTKQVDVESGENLEVNSKTFDRYGPGGLRSAKETLQGIDCQRAGLFRHPTQCNKFYSCKWDCKKNKFTLHIFNCPVHLTFDNNLGACNWPSQGPACLENTLLPSE, from the exons ATGCAATTCAAACTTCCTCTGTTGCTGATAGCAACATTCTTCATCGGTTCTATCTGGACCAAAGAGTGTTCTAAATTGAAATCCAATACGAAGCTCTTCTGCTATTATGGCGATATTAAAGAGACCAACAACTTCTGTCAGTGTACTCATGTAGTTCTTCCTGAGGCAACAGAATTGAAAATTGTCGAGAAGATCAGGAAACAGAATGCCGATGTTAAAATTCTACTGACCGTTAGCGAATTCAATGAG AAACTTGTCGCTCTCCTCAAAGGCACCAAAGTGGACGGTGTGGAGTTGAATCTGCGAAAGATGGACTCCAAAAACGACTTAACGGACTTTATTTCGACAGTCAAATCGAAATTGGGTTCCGACCACTACATAGCAGTATCTGTGCCTTCAAAGACAGAAAGTTTGGCCAAGAATTTCGACTTCAAGGAGCTGAGTAAACATGCTGACGTCTTTATCTTGAACACAGCCTTTTTAGGGGCTTCTCAGAACGTCACCTTCCATCCTAGCAGACTTTCTGGATTGTGGGACATGCAGAATACG GATTCCATGGTGGACCTTGTCAGCGGTTTGGGAGCTCCACTGTCGAAAATTGTGGTCGCTGCTCCCGTGCAAGCTTTCCTATTCACACTACAAAACGAAAAGTACACAGCCCCAGGAAGCCCTGCCACAGAAGTCAAATCCATCACAAGAAAAGAGCTGTGCGATTTGATGCTGCAGAAAGATGCTGAATGGACCCTTGAAAGAGATCAGGACCAGGCCGGTCCTTATATATTTAG AGGAAAACAATGGATTGCCTTCGAGGACGAAACAAGTATCGATATCAAAACGAAATACGCAAGGGTTCGAAACCTGGCTGGAGTAGCCCTCAAAGACCTTTCCCAAGATTCCGAGACCAAATGCGGATCGTCGATATTGAACGCAGCCTTCAAGGGACTATCCAGGCAAGCTCGTGCACCCAGGGGAGCCGTCCTGCACACTTTGGAAAGAGAAATCCTCTCCCCTTCCTCCACACATAGCTCCTCAGTCCACGATTCACCTTTCAGGATCTCCAGGATCATAGATACAGAAGGAAAAATCCACGTGGTTCGTCAG GACACTAGAACTGAATTCGAATGTTCGAGACAAGGCTACTTCGTACATCCAAGATCTTGCAACAGGTTCTACAGGTGCGTGAAGTTCGATCAGAGGACTGAAGATTACAACGTCTTCGAGTTTGATTGTCCTGCTGGTTTAACATTCGACGAGAAAACTGAGGTTTGTGTATGGCCAGGAAGTCTCCCGCATGCATCCGCTTGTTCTGGAAGCAGTGAAATAGCTCCAGTTCCACAGAAGAGATTCACGTGTCCAACTGAACCAG GATATTATGCCGATCCTGAGAACTGCAGATGGTTCTTCGCCTGTTTGGACCATGGAGAACCTACGATGCAAGCCTACGAATTCAGGTGTCCATTTGGACTTGTCTTCGATGAGGAAAAATTGCTCTGTGAATGGCCTTGGTTAGTACCCAAGTGTGGTCTTGGAACGGCAGTAACACTGAACTACTATGGAGGTGTATCAACCAATATCAATCAGTACGATGGCTTGGGAGTACTTCAATCTGTGAAACTTGGAGGTCTGCATGGTCCTATCCAAGCAGCTGAAGCTAAAACCTACAGCAACGTTGGGTTCGTCGGACTAACTGATAAGAGGTTGACGGACAGTCAAATCTTCTCTGAGAATTCAGCTAGGTTCATAGATGCATCAAGGAGACTTGGGCTTTCATTGAAAGCAACTCAGTCTCTGTACAATGCAGGACTTCTTTCTGATAAACTGGCAGCAATTGGCTTGACGCAGAGCGATTTTGGTCTGGAGAATTTGGCGTCAGAAGTCAATGTTGGACTTCACCAAAACTCACAGAGTTTTGGCCAACAGTTGGATGGAGTTAGGTTTGGAGTATCAGAAGGACAGTTTGTAAATCATCAAAATCAAGCATATCAATATACTGGGCACAACCTAGGAGAATTCTCTTCACAGCAGTCACAAATAGGAACGAACGATGGTGTGGACTCAAACTCTGGTACAGATTCACACCAATTTGGTTTGAGTGAAGGATCACAAATAGACCTATCGAAGTCTCAAGGAAACTCTGTTTCATATAATAATATTCATCAACAAAGTACCTTCGGAGCAATTCAGGCAAACAAGGCAGAAGGCAATTCGAACAGTTTCGCCAATTTCGATCAATCTTTCCAACAACAATTGAATTTGGAACACCAGAACATTGATACGACACAGAACAGACAAATTGAATTAGGCTTAGGACAACAAAATATCGATTACTCTGATGTGAACCAAGGTAACTTGATAGGAAATTTACAATATCAGCAAGATTATAATAAAAAGTCACAAACTAATGGTCATTCACAAAGTTTTGCTAATTTGGGACAAACTTCTCATGCTCAGTTCAACTATCAACAAAATAATGGATTTGGACGTAATGATCAAGCTCAGCTTAAACAAGGACTGTTGACTTTGAGCAACAATCAACAAAATCTTGGAGAAAAAGTACAATATGACCAAGGAAACAACTATAACGTGGCAACAAGTTACGTTAATTCAGTTCAGAACGCACAAACCGAATTAAATCTACAAAATTCTGGTGCCCAACAACTTAACGTAGATCACAGTGGAATACAGCAAGAAGGCTACAGAACAAACAGCGAAATAAGCTCCAAAAATCAACAGCAATTCAATAGGAACTTGGGAGCAACAGGATATAGTAGCAGTTATTTCAACTTGGGACAATCATCTGGATCCCAAATCGCTGTTGAACAGAAGAGTACAATCCAGGGCCAAATAGGACAATCCCAACAAAATACTCAATCTGAATATTCCCAATCTGGTAATCTCGAAGGTGTTCAAAATCTTGAGCAAATAAATATTGGAGCCAATGGATATGAACAAAACAGCGGCCTCTTACTTCAAAATGTTGAAATAAACGGTGCTGCTGGGAAGTACATTGACGATAATGCTCAATCGAGCTTCAATGTTGGCTTAGACTCCAACGATTTCTCACACGTAACACCAGCTACTGTTTCACACACAACTGCCACTAGTTTCGAATCAATAGTTTCTGCTACTCCATTGCAAACAATCGAAAACTATGAACAGAAACAATCGAAGGACTCCTCAAGGATAGAATACTCCATAAACAATTTGGAAGAGTCGAAGTTATCTAGTGAATTTGGAAAAACGAATATTGGCAATTCAGCAACAAGTTACCAGTTTATAAATCAAAAACAACCATCTTTTGGACCTTCAACTGCCGCCCCTGCACTTTTGCAGCAAAATATACAAAAACTTTCATCAATCGAATATCACAGGCGCCCTGAAGTTACTTTCAGCGTACCACAGCTACAAATCGTCAGTTCAACTTCACGTCCTGTTATACAGGAAGTTCAAATAAACACAGCTGCAAATTCTGCGTTGAGCTTAGAAGCAAAACCAGAGGCAACATTCAATCAGAAAGCCTCAGTTATATCACATTCATCTTCTGCAGAACAAGGTATAATATCCGGTCAGAGTTATTCCCAAGATGGTGGATATACTTATGACAAGCCATCATTGAACTTTGAGGAAAAACCAGGAGTATTGATCAACGAGAATAGAATTTCGAGTTCTACCCCAGTATACACCGATACGAAAGTTGAAATACCTTCTATAGCATCAAGCTATTCTTATTCAAACAGAGCGGAGGGCACAAGATATAAAGGAACCACTGcagaaaaacaaagattatacgTGCAACAACCTCAAGTAGTTGCATATCCATCAACTGGCTCATCGTCAAGTTATTTCAGGCAAGACACGGGAAATACAGTCTACCAAACTCCACAAATTGTCCAGCAGCAACCCCAAGCTCCTTATGAACAAAAGATTGTATCGACTTACAACTATATCAAACCTGAAGTTTCTGTAACACCTCAAACTGAAACAACAAGGCTGGTTTCAACCAGTTTCAATTATATAAATCAGaatcaacctcaagaaaaacaacagttcattttgaaacagtccgaacaagtttctaaTGGATACACTTATGTTAAACCAGTTGAAACCAGAGTTTCGATTGAGCAGCCTAAACTGGTTCTTAGGAAACCTGAGCCAGTTTCAACAAGTTATAATTACGTCCAGCCAACAGTTCAATCTAATATTATTTACGAACAACCTCAAATAAATATCCAACAACCTGCTACGATAGTAGAAAATTACAATGCCGAACGCACGTCGAAAACTGAAATTCCTCAAGGAGATAAACCGGTCATTTCACAAAGCTTCTCTTATACACAACAGGACACACGGGGTGGTTATAGATATGAAGTACCTCAAGTAGCTGTTCAGGAACAACCTCAAATAATAAAGACTACATTGGAAACAGGTTATAAATATGATAAACCTTCTCAAGTGTTCCAAGAAGGTTTCAATATAGTTCAACCTTCAGTTCAACCTGTCATTCAGAAGCAATACAGTCAGCCCATTTCCCAACAGCAGGAAGTGACGAGCTATCAGTATTTCCAGCCTGTTGTTCAGCAACCGAGAGGTTTCACTAAGACATCTTTCCAACAAGAGGCTGTGAAGACATACTCCTACTCCAACCCTGGAAGGACTCAATATGTAGCAAAACCAGCCACAATTGTTCCTACCAATTACCAATCTCCTGTCTATAAGAGTGAGCAGATTGAATTCAAAGGATACGGTTATCCAAGACCACAGGTTCAGTTTGTAGAAGAGCCGAAAGCAGTCGTTACGAATTACGAAAGTAAAGTTCCAGTGGTGGAAACACCAATAGTACCAAAGAAGGCTTACGTTTTAGGTAATAGTTTCCAATACGAAAGAGTGGTACCTAAAGTCCAAGTCTTGAAAGAGCAGAGAGTGTACACTACACCAAAACCAACGTTTATTTCTACAATCAAATCATTAGTTTCAGGGAAAGCTAATCCTTTGCCACAAAGAGAATTCATTTATTACGACAGTCGTTTGGACAACAATAGGCAGAATCAGTATTTCCAAACTTCCTCCTTTGAGTCCACTAGAATTCCAGCTGTTTCTTACTCACCAACTATATCCCAAAACGTTGATATCAAGGGTTATAGCTACCCGAAGCCAAGCATCAGATTCGAAGAAGCTCCTAAAACTAGTTATCAGTACTTCCAATCAGCACAAGGATCTCAGATTCAAACTACACCAAGACCTACCTACGTATCAACAATCAAATCCGTTGTTTCCCAAAAACTTGAGCCTTTAGAAGAACAATTTGTAACCTCACCACCAGCCCAAATTCAATATTTAGAATCCACAACTCTGAAACCTCAATCAAGTGTGACAAACTCATACATATCAAGACAACGTGAACAACAAAACATCGAAAATGTGGAGATAAACGGATACGCTGAACGAACACCTCAAATTCAAAGCTTCCAGTATCAACAACAGAGTAATAGGGAACAACAGAAAGAAGTTGTTGTCGAAAACTTTGTTAATCAGCAGTATGATCAACCTACATATTATACAACTGAAAGAACTACAGCATCCCCTGTTGTAGCCCAGAAACTCGAACCTGTCACACAAGAATATTTCTATTATGACAGCAGACTTACTAGCACTCAAGCTCCAGAAGGTCAATACGTGGAAGTAGCAACAAGAGCACCAGTTTTACAGAAAACACAAACGGTGGAATTCGGAGGTTATGAATATCCAAAACCTCAAGTTacttttgaagaaccgaaagtGATTAGCTACGGAAATAAGGTACCAGTCGTTGAAGTTCCAGTTGTACCAAAGAAAGCTTATGTGACAACAGAACAGAAGTTTAATGTCCATACTGAAGAAGAAACATCAAGGCCGTTAGTATTGGAGAATTACGTCGCTGCAAACTATCAAGAACATTCCTCAGACTCACAATTAGAACAACGTGATTATGTCACTCCTAGACCGACTTACATTTCAACAGTAGCCTCTGTAATCGAACAAAAACCAGCTCTAAGACAGGAGTTCACATTCTTCGACAGCAGAATTTCAAGTACTCCTAGATCAAGAGTTGTCTCCCAGAAATCCAGAATTTCTTCATCCCGAGGTTATAGCTACCCCAAACCTAAACTTCAACTATCAGAGGAACCACAACAAGTATTGACCAGAGTTGAAGTGAACAAAGAAATTCAGCCAACCATCTTGGAAAACTACGTATCTCCTAATTACCAGAAATATGATGTTTCAATCCAGTCTAGTACCCCAGCAACTATTTTGAGTCAgaatgttgaacaaaaattattgAGAATCGATAACAGACCCAGATCTGGATATTTCCAGGTCACTCAAGGTCCAGAACAGGTGAAACTGGAAGTAACATCACCAGGTCCAGttgttgaacaaaaattggaacaaGAGCAGCCTGTTCAACCCTATTACTATTATGATAGTAGGTTGTCACCTACACAGAGTCCAGGAATCGAGATTGTTCAAGAGAAAGGGGAAGTTCCACAAGTTTTCCGTCAAGAAATCACCAGTTATGACAGCAGATACTCTTCAACTGGTCGTCCAACGGAAGAAATCAAATCTAGGCCGAGTGTGACAATTGTTGAAAACGAACAGCCGATCCAAGAGTTTGGAGCGAGACAGCAATATTATTTAGATGCATCCACGGAAAAACTAGGCATACAATATGCAGAGATCGAGTCAAAAGATCCATCATCTACATACGCACCTATAAGAAAGAGGGTAAGGGTAACGAAGCCCTCCAGAAAATATCTCCCTACAAGCACCCCTAGTCCGAAGTATTTACCGAGCACCACACTCGCTTCCATCTCAAACGAATACCTACCAGTAGCATCCAGTGAAGCTCCAGCTGAGGGAGGAATATCTGTCGAAAATTACGAGAACTTTGAACTTGTCAGAAAGAAACAACGTCCTGTGAAGGTTGTTAAAATAGTGAGACCTAGAGTGAAAACAGTTGTGGTCAAAAAGAATGATTTTAATCCCTTCCTATCGGCCAAACTTGGCGCCCAATGCACATGTACCTCAAACACCATCGAGTTGCGTAAAGAGCCTTTGAGGATCGAAGTTTCAGATGAAGATGACGACTACGAAAATGATGATGAAGGTATTCTTGTTGAAAAGAAAGATGGGGAAGCTTTCGTCATTGAGAATTATGAATCAGAAAAGATAGACGCGTCCACAGCGGAACCAGAAATTCACATTAAATCTAGTACTGTTGAATATCGATCGAGGAAGGCGAATAGAGGTAGAGCTCGAGCTCAGAATGTtgtcgttgaaaatatttcttcgaGAAGAAGGTCCAAAGTGAACATTGAAGCTTCTGACGTTAACATATACACGTCTAGAGTCAGAGTTAAAACACCAAGAATCGATATAGAGACTGATGACAACGCTGAAGTGAACATCGAGTCTGCTAGATCTAGAACAAAACAAGTAGATGTTGAATCTGGCGAAAACctagaagtcaactcgaaaaccTTCGACAGATATGGTCCAGGTGGATTGAGAAGTGCTAAAGAAACCCTCCAAGGTATCGATTGCCAACGCGCTGGTTTGTTCAGGCATCCAACCCAATGTAACAAATTCTACTCTTGCAAGTGGGACTGCAAAAAGAACAAGTTCACCTTGCACATCTTCAACTGCCCAGTCCACCTCACTTTCGACAATAACCTGGGTGCCTGCAACTGGCCAAGCCAAGGACCTGCCTGTTTGGAAAACACATTGCTACCAAGTGAATAA
- the LOC123316511 gene encoding rRNA N6-adenosine-methyltransferase ZCCHC4: protein MSGIEVLIEDPSTHPSCVHGPTLLFSREIDGHKRFYYACSACRDRKKCSFFVWKDELEKYVNKKINKQIVEHQKSINHRSLFLKLNKVKAVPENQRIYCNTCETLDIVDASHKDHDIKSGVTDYELEHPSEFLTPLEDSKKEAQYLFSKKCVKSIIEMLEHLGKKNIICIGTPRIFEYINSDISLGMNAILLEFDSRYHSFFGPLQFSWFNLFNNHFFKEEGRAVFKDFLKSTNVSDTILITDPPFGGRVEPIADTLSKLNDEFKRVHKTDQDLPMFWIFPYFMEPYILNWMEDFSMLDYKVDYENHPLFQKGKGARKFGSPVRIFTNLEPSSITLPVEEGYKYCSICEKWVSEENKHCDDCGACTSKDGRTYNHCIICEKCVKPTWKHCKNCNKCTNETHKCEEIPFTKTCLHCKQQGHKKINCPSLDQKEETKKRKLKVKMKNKTKKLKK, encoded by the exons ATGTCTGGAATTGAGGTGTTAATTGAGGACCCATCAACACATCCCAGTTGTGTACATGGTCCAACTCTGTTATTCTCGAGAGAAATTGATGGACATAAACGGTTTTATTATGCCTGTTCGGCGTGCAGGGATAGAAAGAAATGCTCTTTTTTCGTGTGGAAGGATGAATTAGAGAAATATGTGAACAAAAAGATCAACAAGCAGATTGTGGAACATCAGAAATCAATAAATCACCGTTCGTTATTCCTGAAGTTGAATAAG GTAAAAGCAGTACCAGAAAATCAAAGAATTTATTGTAACACTTGTGAAACATTAGATATTGTAGACGCTTCTCATAAGGATCATGACATAAAGAGTGGAGTTACCGACTATGAGCTAGAACATCCTTCTGAGTTTCTCACTCCCCTTGAGGACTCTAAAAAGGAGGCTCAatatctattttcgaaaaaatgtgtCAAGAGTATAATAGAAATGCTGGAGCACTTAGGAAAGAA aaATATTATATGTATTGGAACACCCAGGATATTTGAGTATATCAACAGTGATATCTCCCTTGGTATGAACGCTATTTTACTTGAATTTGACTCTAGATATCACTCATTTTTTGGACCATTACAATTTTCATGGTTCAATTTATTTAATAATCACTTTTTCAAAGAAGAAGGTAGAGCAGTATTTAaggattttttgaaatctaccaA tgTTTCAGATACCATTTTAATAACAGATCCACCCTTTGGAGGGAGAGTTGAGCCAATTGCTGATACATTGAGCAAATTGAATGACGAATTCAAAAGAGTTCATAAAACTGACCAGGACTTACCTATGTTTTGGATATTTCCGTATTTTATGGAACCATATATCCTCAACTGGATGGAGGATTTCTCCATGTTGGATTACAAAGTGGATTATGAAAACCATCCTCTTTTTCAAAAAGGAAAAGGAGCTAGGAAATTTGGTTCACCAGTAAGGATCTTCACTAATTTAGAACCAAG TTCAATAACTTTACCAGTGGAAGAAGGGTATAAGTATTGCAGTATTTGTGAGAAATGGGTATCTGAAGAAAACAAACATTGCGATGATTGTGGAGCTTGTACATCCAAAGATGGTCGTACATATAATCACTGTATTATATGCGAGAAATGCGTCAAGCCCACATGGAAACATTGTAAAAATTGCAATAAGTGCACTAACGAAACTCACAAATGTGAAGAAATACCCTTCACTAAG ACCTGTTTACACTGCAAGCAACAAGGACACAAGAAAATAAACTGTCCAAGTTTAGATCAAAAAGAAGAAAcgaaaaaaaggaaattgaaGGTGAAGATGAAGAATAAAacgaagaaattaaaaaaataa